The genomic stretch GTGAGGAGGCCAACACTGCgaccctttcaaacagctgatcaccagggGTCTGGATGTCACACCCCCACCAGTCCAGAGGATAGACCATCTATattgaacacccctttaaatttaaaggAAGTGTTGGATGTATGATCAGACCTGTAACCTGCGGCCAGAGGatgcattggtggcagcggtatgTTATGTACTTTTGGTGCATCTCATGTTTTCTTGTAGGGACCATACTGTGTGTCCTGGGCTTGTTGTCCGCCGTGACGGTCAGTATACTGGATAAACTGGGAATGAAGCAGTTGGGCCTGGAGGGAACAATTCAAGAAGCGTCCAAGAAAGTGGTAAGTGATGGATTACAGGAGGCGCTGGGTTGTAATCATCGGAGGAAACGAATGTAATGCTGCGGGGAGAGTGGGCGGTagtattaagcctcatgcacacatccgtgaaacacggaccgtgtgataccggcctggatttcttcttaatgcaggagcgcactgcgtcattggttgccatgacgccgtgcgcttcctgctgccgcagcagtacagtaatacactggtatagatcataccagtgtattactgtactgtggcggcaggaTGAAGcgacggcgtcatagcaaccaatgactccgtgcgctcctgcacttagaagaaatccaggccggtatcacacggtccgtgtttcacggacgtgtgcatgaggcttcacACAGCGCCCATTgacgttaaggcctctttcacacgaccgttttgtttttttttccccccgtttatgggccattttttgcattccgtataccattcatttcaatggttcagcaaaaaaaactgaatgtacttcgtatgcattccgtttccgtttcattgaaacatagaacatgtcctattgttgcccataaatcacgttccgtggctccattcaagtcaatgggtccgcaaaaaaaaaaaaaaaaatgaacacatacggaaatgcatcagtatgtcttctgtatctgttccgtttttgcggaaccatctattgaccATTTTATGCCCagtcccaattttttctatgtaattactgaatGTGCCATACGGAACaactgatccgtgaaaaacggaccgcaaaacactgaaaaagccatacggtcgtgtgaaagaggcctaatgggcAAACATGACAGTTGTTCTTTGCATTAGCTCTCTGCTCTGACTAGTAGATGGTGGTCCCAAGTTAGGGACTTGCTGCGATAATGTTGaattccttaaagggaatctagtCAGAGGTTGTCCTCGTTTTAATCTTTTACGCATTGTAGATGTCTCCGTGGTTTTAATTCTAATTTGTAgatcaagtctttttttttttttcccccttcttgcTCGTTCCAGACATTGATGTTACgtcgctagaatatgccatcaacgtgagaggtcccacctctgggacctgcttctgtctccagaatgggaccccgAAAGTGAAGACGGGCATGCCGCTCATGCGTGGCGTGatttccattcattgctatgggagttctgaaaatagctgagtcagcacgctcagctattttcggaagtacCATTGTGGCGAATGGAGAGCGCCACCAAAGCTCCATTCACCTCTGGTGGACCgcaggaaatagccgagccagtgctcagccATTTTCGTAACCCCCTAAGAGATAGGAGCTCCTCTAGAGATAGGAGCAGGTGCCacctctgacattgatggcatatccaagCAATGTCTGCAAAGAGCCAACCCCTTTTaataatcatttatattttttttttttatttctagcgTGTCCAGGATATTCGCCAATTGACGTTACGTTACTGGCTCTTGGTTCTGACAATCATGTTCTTCTATAATGGAGTATTTCCTTTCGTGGCTGATGCCAGGTAAGTAATGTAGGACAGGCCACCTATGGGGTATGTCAAGGACACCCTTGTAAGGATAGCGGGGGAACTTACATCTAGTATGAGGCCTGTACTGTGTACGGATATTGTTTCTCAGTGCCAGTCAGGAGCAACAAAAGGGCCCTATCTGTATCTCTTCACTCGTTAGGCTTGTTCAGTCCCCTAAGTAGGAAATTCTCTTTACCTGTTGTACTCTTCATCCGATATTGCATAAACCTTTTGTCAGACCACTTATGGCCCCTAAGGAGGTGTGccattcctcaattattccttttagaagtttatgaatgaattgccagcagtctgcaataaaggtccagctgggggttaccagttgggggtgtgcccTTGCGCAGTctaacactatccaatcagtgtcgcggtgcagggacacacccctaacaGGATGCAGATCTTGCATACATCTGACTACGGTTCATCTTCTCGTTACCAGTAAATTCATCCAGGACAAGTATGACGGCTATGACCAGCAGACGGCGGCCTATATCGCAGGGGCGGTGTATGACAGTTCCCTGGTGCTGTCTGCGGCTGTAGGAATattaattgtaagttttcacCTTTTGTCATTTGGAGATCCCCCTTATACGTCTGTAGGACCTAACCTCTCCTTGTTTTGACTGTCCTAGGACTACGTAGGGATGAGGGGCGTCCTGGCTTTCCTCTGCGCTGTGCTGACGTTGCCAGTGTTTGCCCTGTTGGCCTTTACCTTTGTCCCACCATTAGTGTCCACCTTATGGCTTGGAGTCACCTATTCCTTTGCTGCGGTAaagtataatgttttttttttctttctcttaaagggacactaaacctAGAGACGGTTCATCTACACAAGCGACGCGCAGACAATCTATTGCTTGGTGTTATCACCCATTGCGGGCTCAGTTTAAAGAAGAGCCGtccccactcctgacatgtctgttttattaactacttgcatcccccatgtgataattctggggcatctgttcttatgactcttGTGCCAAGGaattaattactagcagttttGTAATGATGGTCCAGATGGGCATTACCAGTTGGGggtatgtccctgcacagtctgacactggcagcagtgattggatagtgtcaggctgtgcagggacacgccctcAGCTGGACCTGCAGTTCATTCATAactttctagcaggaataataaaggaatggcacaacatagtgataacaatcctggagcatctagtGTTAATACATAGGGatgcaagtaattactaaaaGCCATGTCAGGAGGacggacgggtcctctttaaactgtGTCAGTGACCAGAGGAAGTAGCTAGTAGCTCGTCTTCTACTCATCCCCTTTTCCTCTATAGGCAAGCATGTGGCCATCAATCCCTCTTGTAGTCCCGCAAGCTACTCTGGGAACAGCTATGGGTCTCGCCACCTCAGTGCAGATGATTGGCATCGGGCTTTCTAACCTAATCGTTGGCAGAATTCTTGGTACCAAATCCAGGTATGTGAGAGAAATGCAAAGTGACTGTCTCCATATCTGTGCCCGTGAGGATCCTTTCACAGGACGTCCTGAGGAAGATGATGGGTGCTCTTGACCCcaccatttaaagggagtctgttgtCTCTGACATCACTTTCAAAGTAGGCATACCGCCATGTAGGGTAGGGACCCCCGAAACATAACCGTATCATTCTCTAATCCTAAGAAGTTTTAGTTTTATGAAAATGTTTTTCAATACACCTCCAGGAACATCGCTCAGAGCCTCCCACTCCTTtgacagtctaagggctcatgcacacaaatgtattttgtttccgtccCGTTTTTTTACTTatagaatgcagacccattcatctcaacgggtcagcaaaaaatgcggacagtacaccatgtgctgtccgcatccgtatgtccatttcgtagccctgcaaaaaagatagaacatgccctgttcttgtctgttttgcggacaaggaaaggttgttacaatggatctgcaaaaaaacggatgcaacacgagCCCTAAGACTGCGATCGGcaacctccagctgtggtgaaaccatgactcccagcatgcacacttggttGGCTCTTCTCGGaactcccttagaagtgaatggaacatgctgggagttaccctgctttcacacctgagcgtttttatgcgcgttttttgtaatggtaaacgcgcgtttgtgtgattgactgcagtgtcctatggccacaaacgcgcgtcaaaacgccccaaagaagctcaagaacttgattatgcgtcgggcgttttacagcgcgatcgtacgcgctgtaaaacgcccaggtgagaaccattcccatagggaagcattggttttcatgtgttgagcgttttacagcgcgtttgaacgcgctgtaaaacctcaggtgtgaacccagggttatagtttcagaacagctggagtgccgtatGTAGCTGATGTAAGATTTAAGAGGGTGTAGCAATGACACAGGAGTAAACCAAATGCACTGAACAGAGTGACCCCCACCACCGAGCATTGAGAACCTTAGGCATCATACACATGACACTaaatattttgcggtccgcaaaacagatacCGGTCGTGGTCATGCTGCCATTTTTGCCCCTTCTGTAGAAATGCCCTATCCTTGTACATTGCTGCaacctaatgttttttttttattattttttactttgtttctTTGCAGTGAAGCAAAGATCCCGCTATGGCGATGGCAACAAATGATGATTTTCATGCTGGCAAATACCATCGCCTGTATAGTCACTTCCGTGACCTTAAATATAGTGGACAAGAAACAGGTAATTGGGCAGAATCGGGCCAATGTGACATTTTGTGCACAAGGCTGTATTTGGGATCTGCATTACACTGACCCCAAATTACCCAGTGTTGTGCCCGTATTGTGTCTCGGACTTTAGTTAGAGAACTTTCACATATAGTctttgaggggagggggggaaatggcGTACTGCTTCTAAGGGAGCATATAGTACCTCAAAGAGGCATTTAATATCTCCTATATGTCAGAaatctggcatcaaaaagttgcaaagtttgaaaaaacaaacaCTTTTTAGGGGTTTAGAGCTCCACTTGCTACTTTTCcaaaaagtgtgtgtggggggggggggagagagatacCGTATGCAACTCAGCACATTTATTATAATCAACACCAGGAAACTGACGTAGCTTATACCGGAAATCTAAACCAGCTCcctttgctggtgtagatttccgtGTTGCGTGGCACATCCAACACCAGCGCAAACATAGATTAAAACTGGTGTGCAATATGCTGGCCTTAATAAACGTCTCCGTATGTGCATGAGAAGTAAGCCGTGTCCGGGGCCACCAGAACAGCTGCTAAAGAAAAAGCATTTTCTAATCCAGGCGTGCTCAACCTgtgcccctccagctgttgtaaaactacaactcccaccatgctctgctgtaggctgtccgggaatgatgggcgttgtagttttgcaacagctggagggctgcaggttgagcatgcctgataatcgattttatttttttctccagggAGGAACATTAAACAAAATGACTAAGAGACAACCTCAGGCCGAGCGAGAGTCCCGGGACGAGTCTGACCGAACCCCTATCCttaatgaggaggatgaggatcagAGGTCTATCAACTAGCAAAGACCTGTTGACTATTGCTTCTAGGTACCCAGGGTATCCATTATGTACCTCTACAACGCACTAGTGATGTGAGTGATATTATAACAGCATCATGGAGATAAGGAAGCAATGGATAACGTCTAATTACTAATCGGGAGCAGGTGACGTTTAAGAAAACTGGGGCTTTATCCCATTACTGATCCCAATCTATTTGGGTGCTTTAGTAGGTAAAAACCACTGGATTTGCTGCTGGGAATCAGGTTCTCACTAGTTTTCATGAATGTCATCTTGGGTTATACAAGGCATTGATAATTTCAGTGCCGAGGGCTAGAACAGACTATGGTGCAATATATGATCTATACATACTGCTCTAATAATGGTTCCTTTGTGGAATACTGTCAACTTGATAAAACAGGAtcacaaattaagatttttttataAAGGACTGGAACTGAACCATTTGTTGCCTCCGGCTCGAGAAGGAATTAGGAAAAGCAAAAATCAGAGTTCAATTGGGCCAAAGTATTATGCATGCAGTACCACAGTTCTACCACTAGATGGTAATCTCTCTCTCCTACCATCTGTGCAAAaccaaagggaatgtgtcacctgaGAAGCTACTCCAACACTGACGCAGGGGAAGACGGCTGATGATCGCCGTGTGGCAACGCTGCTGGTGCATGTCCGTAAATGCCATAAGCCCGTTTGCTCTAGTGTGTGTTTGTGACGAACTCTGCAAGCCCCATGCAAGAATTTGTGTTGATAAGCATCCGATTGCTTGGGGTCCCATGGCTCGTGTTTGAAATGAGTGGTGTTCGCACACGTGACCGcagctccattcaaacaggggacatgggacccccccccccattcttgtGTAACAGAAGGAGGTCCCAACAGGATGCATTCACATGTCAGATGATCCAGCTTAGACGCCGGCCAAACAGAAATCGCtgcatgcagtggtatttgtcAAGCCGAATCGCCACCGGACCTCATTAGAGTCAATGGGCAGCTGGTGCCGAACAAGGGAGTCCGCCAATGCCGGTGAATTCTAGTAGGCTGTCCGCCGCCGGAACGTTCACCGGAGATGTGAACGTGGCTTTACGTATAATTGTCTTAAATGCTTTCCACAGTTCAGTG from Bufo gargarizans isolate SCDJY-AF-19 chromosome 8, ASM1485885v1, whole genome shotgun sequence encodes the following:
- the LOC122944745 gene encoding major facilitator superfamily domain-containing protein 1-like isoform X1; the protein is MAVPAEKASYRFVVLFFNCLLTFGSYFCFDIPSVLQDQFQGNLTCSNGSHPNSTQGNSSDGCVAGLGMTPEQYNLLYAIYAWTNAVVVIMAGFLIDKLGNRFGLFLFSSLTVVGSSIFALGSHFKGTPYLLPLMLTGRLLFGSGNGSLTIVQNRITAFWFKGKELALAFGLTLSFSRLGSVLNFFLTRRFEDQFGIQWTLWGGTILCVLGLLSAVTVSILDKLGMKQLGLEGTIQEASKKVRVQDIRQLTLRYWLLVLTIMFFYNGVFPFVADASKFIQDKYDGYDQQTAAYIAGAVYDSSLVLSAAVGILIDYVGMRGVLAFLCAVLTLPVFALLAFTFVPPLVSTLWLGVTYSFAAASMWPSIPLVVPQATLGTAMGLATSVQMIGIGLSNLIVGRILGTKSSEAKIPLWRWQQMMIFMLANTIACIVTSVTLNIVDKKQGGTLNKMTKRQPQAERESRDESDRTPILNEEDEDQRSIN
- the LOC122944745 gene encoding major facilitator superfamily domain-containing protein 1-like isoform X2, with the translated sequence MTPEQYNLLYAIYAWTNAVVVIMAGFLIDKLGNRFGLFLFSSLTVVGSSIFALGSHFKGTPYLLPLMLTGRLLFGSGNGSLTIVQNRITAFWFKGKELALAFGLTLSFSRLGSVLNFFLTRRFEDQFGIQWTLWGGTILCVLGLLSAVTVSILDKLGMKQLGLEGTIQEASKKVRVQDIRQLTLRYWLLVLTIMFFYNGVFPFVADASKFIQDKYDGYDQQTAAYIAGAVYDSSLVLSAAVGILIDYVGMRGVLAFLCAVLTLPVFALLAFTFVPPLVSTLWLGVTYSFAAASMWPSIPLVVPQATLGTAMGLATSVQMIGIGLSNLIVGRILGTKSSEAKIPLWRWQQMMIFMLANTIACIVTSVTLNIVDKKQGGTLNKMTKRQPQAERESRDESDRTPILNEEDEDQRSIN